One window from the genome of Verrucomicrobiia bacterium encodes:
- the frr gene encoding ribosome recycling factor, translated as VDEMQKSMSKAVESTRKEFKNIRTGRASIALVEGIQVNYYNTPTPLKGLANIATPDPKTIAITPWDPSGLPEIEKAILKSDLGLTPMNDGKLIRISIPALTQERREELSKVVKKTAEEGRVSVRNSRHEAIEGVKKLEKGKAISEDDSRSVQKDIQKFTDKFISEVDEALKQKEAEIHSI; from the coding sequence CGTTGATGAAATGCAGAAGAGCATGTCCAAGGCCGTGGAATCGACGCGCAAGGAATTCAAAAACATCCGCACGGGCCGCGCTTCGATCGCTCTTGTAGAAGGCATTCAGGTCAATTATTACAACACGCCGACGCCGTTGAAGGGCCTGGCGAACATTGCGACACCCGATCCGAAAACGATCGCCATCACCCCGTGGGATCCCAGCGGCCTTCCGGAAATCGAAAAGGCCATTTTGAAATCGGATCTGGGCCTTACGCCGATGAACGACGGCAAGCTGATCCGCATCTCGATTCCCGCGCTCACGCAGGAACGCCGCGAAGAACTTTCGAAAGTCGTCAAGAAGACCGCCGAAGAAGGACGCGTTTCCGTGCGCAATTCGCGGCACGAGGCCATCGAAGGCGTGAAGAAGCTCGAAAAGGGCAAGGCTATTTCCGAAGACGATTCCCGTTCGGTCCAGAAAGACATCCAGAAATTCACGGATAAATTTATCTCCGAAGTGGATGAGGCTCTGAAACAAAAAGAGGCCGAGATCCACTCGATCTAA